From a single Rhinolophus ferrumequinum isolate MPI-CBG mRhiFer1 chromosome 15, mRhiFer1_v1.p, whole genome shotgun sequence genomic region:
- the MLKL gene encoding mixed lineage kinase domain-like protein isoform X3: MDKLKDIISFGWHIYRQCEEMKYCQKQCERLKNRVRHLLECLQILQNKGVTNLPPEITNTVDRFQAVLKDAKKKIDKYSNKSNIHKFLTVEKNKRLFDDINENLKYVWEQLSLQLQAHQYVYSVSIKQTTACWQKEDQQDAEEDWRVFQGLSGSEKSREATLLRQLEIMEQTIKIMRRSLQESVKTIPEYQIKEIKKEELSESNWLLLRKNEFSTLYKGKYHQSSVAIKVFNNPQAKSTGKVRQIFNNEIRTMKKFDSPNILRIFGICIDEAVTPPQFSIVMEYCELGTLRELLDRQKDLEISERIVLVLGAAKGLYRMHHSENPELHRNISSTSFLVTEGYHVKLAGFELSKTQTSISRETKGKEAERVSPTAYISPQKLENVYNSYDIKAEIYSFGIVLWEIATGKIPFEGCNSETIYQLVAVDRHQEPLGEDCPSQLQEIIDDCRAYEPDRRPSVSEILEKLSVFYKDVD, encoded by the exons ATGGATAAATTGAAGGACATCATCTCCTTTGGCTGGCATATCTACAGACAATGtgaagagatgaaatactgccagAAACAGTGTGAGCGTCTAAAGAACCGTGTCCGCCACCTGCTGGAGTGTCTACAAATACTTCAGAACAAAGGAGTGACAAACCTGCCCCCCGAGATCACCAATACCGTGGACCGTTTCCAGGCTGTCCTAAAGGACGCTAAGAAGAAGATAGATAAGTATAGCAATAAATCCAATATCCATAAGTTTCTAACAGTAGAGAAGAACAAAAGGCTCTTTGATGACATAAATGAGAATCTGAAATATGTCTGGGAGCAGCTCTCGTTGCAGCTTCAAGCACATCAGTATGTGTATAGTGTAAGCATCAAACAAACAACAGCTTGCTGGCAAAAAGAAGACCAGCAGGATGCAGAGGAAGATTGGAGAGTCTTCCAAGGACTGAGTG GAAGTGAGAAAAGTAGGGAAGCTACTCTACTGAGGCAATTGGAAATCATGGAACAAACCATCAAAATCATGAGGCGCT CCTTACAGGAATCCGTGAAGACGATCCCAGAATATCAAATCAAGGAGATAAAGAAGGAGGAGCTTTCAGAATCTAATTGGCTCCTGCTAAGGAAAAATGAATTCAGCAcactttataaaggaaaataccaCCAATCTTCAGTGGCCATAAAAGTATTCAATAACCCCCAGGCCAAAAGCACTGG AAAGGTGAGGCAAATTTTCAATAATGAGATCAGAACCATGAAGAAATTTGATTCTCCCAACATCCTGCGTATATTTGGGATTTGCATTGATGAAGCTG TGACCCCACCTCAGTTTTCTATCGTCATGGAGTACTGTGAGCTCGGGACCCTGAGGGAACTGCTGGATAGGCAAAAGGACCTTGAAATCTCTGAGCGTATCGTCCTGGTCTTGGGAGCAGCCAAAGGCTTGTACAG GATGCACCACTCAGAAAACCCCGAACTCCACAGAAACATCAGCAGCACAAGCTTCCTGGTAACTGAAGGCTACCACGTGAAG CTTGCAGGATTTGAGTTGAGCAAGACACAGACTTCCATCAGTCGAGAAACTAAGggaaaagaagcagagagagtgaGCCCCACAGCGTACATCTCACCTCAGAAACTGGAAAATGTGTATAATAGCTATGACATAAAAGCTGAAATCTACAG cTTTGGAATTGTCCTCTGGGAAATTGCCACTGGGAAGATCCCGTTTGAAG GCTGTAATTCTGAGACGATTTATCAGCTGGTGGCTGTGGACCGGCACCAGGAGCCACTGGGTGAAGATTGCCCTTCTCAGTTGCAGGAGATCATTGATGATTGCCGGGCATATGAGCCGGACAGGCGGCCCTCTGTTAGTG
- the MLKL gene encoding mixed lineage kinase domain-like protein isoform X1, translating into MSQRCLPGTGHGTDWTPSGGIRFLPGMDKLKDIISFGWHIYRQCEEMKYCQKQCERLKNRVRHLLECLQILQNKGVTNLPPEITNTVDRFQAVLKDAKKKIDKYSNKSNIHKFLTVEKNKRLFDDINENLKYVWEQLSLQLQAHQYVYSVSIKQTTACWQKEDQQDAEEDWRVFQGLSGSEKSREATLLRQLEIMEQTIKIMRRSLQESVKTIPEYQIKEIKKEELSESNWLLLRKNEFSTLYKGKYHQSSVAIKVFNNPQAKSTGKVRQIFNNEIRTMKKFDSPNILRIFGICIDEAVTPPQFSIVMEYCELGTLRELLDRQKDLEISERIVLVLGAAKGLYRMHHSENPELHRNISSTSFLVTEGYHVKLAGFELSKTQTSISRETKGKEAERVSPTAYISPQKLENVYNSYDIKAEIYSFGIVLWEIATGKIPFEGCNSETIYQLVAVDRHQEPLGEDCPSQLQEIIDDCRAYEPDRRPSVSEILEKLSVFYKDVD; encoded by the exons ATGAGCCAGAGGTGTCTTCCTGGAACTGGGCACGGGACAGATTGGACGCCCTCAGGTGGTATAAGG TTTCTTCCAGGCATGGATAAATTGAAGGACATCATCTCCTTTGGCTGGCATATCTACAGACAATGtgaagagatgaaatactgccagAAACAGTGTGAGCGTCTAAAGAACCGTGTCCGCCACCTGCTGGAGTGTCTACAAATACTTCAGAACAAAGGAGTGACAAACCTGCCCCCCGAGATCACCAATACCGTGGACCGTTTCCAGGCTGTCCTAAAGGACGCTAAGAAGAAGATAGATAAGTATAGCAATAAATCCAATATCCATAAGTTTCTAACAGTAGAGAAGAACAAAAGGCTCTTTGATGACATAAATGAGAATCTGAAATATGTCTGGGAGCAGCTCTCGTTGCAGCTTCAAGCACATCAGTATGTGTATAGTGTAAGCATCAAACAAACAACAGCTTGCTGGCAAAAAGAAGACCAGCAGGATGCAGAGGAAGATTGGAGAGTCTTCCAAGGACTGAGTG GAAGTGAGAAAAGTAGGGAAGCTACTCTACTGAGGCAATTGGAAATCATGGAACAAACCATCAAAATCATGAGGCGCT CCTTACAGGAATCCGTGAAGACGATCCCAGAATATCAAATCAAGGAGATAAAGAAGGAGGAGCTTTCAGAATCTAATTGGCTCCTGCTAAGGAAAAATGAATTCAGCAcactttataaaggaaaataccaCCAATCTTCAGTGGCCATAAAAGTATTCAATAACCCCCAGGCCAAAAGCACTGG AAAGGTGAGGCAAATTTTCAATAATGAGATCAGAACCATGAAGAAATTTGATTCTCCCAACATCCTGCGTATATTTGGGATTTGCATTGATGAAGCTG TGACCCCACCTCAGTTTTCTATCGTCATGGAGTACTGTGAGCTCGGGACCCTGAGGGAACTGCTGGATAGGCAAAAGGACCTTGAAATCTCTGAGCGTATCGTCCTGGTCTTGGGAGCAGCCAAAGGCTTGTACAG GATGCACCACTCAGAAAACCCCGAACTCCACAGAAACATCAGCAGCACAAGCTTCCTGGTAACTGAAGGCTACCACGTGAAG CTTGCAGGATTTGAGTTGAGCAAGACACAGACTTCCATCAGTCGAGAAACTAAGggaaaagaagcagagagagtgaGCCCCACAGCGTACATCTCACCTCAGAAACTGGAAAATGTGTATAATAGCTATGACATAAAAGCTGAAATCTACAG cTTTGGAATTGTCCTCTGGGAAATTGCCACTGGGAAGATCCCGTTTGAAG GCTGTAATTCTGAGACGATTTATCAGCTGGTGGCTGTGGACCGGCACCAGGAGCCACTGGGTGAAGATTGCCCTTCTCAGTTGCAGGAGATCATTGATGATTGCCGGGCATATGAGCCGGACAGGCGGCCCTCTGTTAGTG
- the MLKL gene encoding mixed lineage kinase domain-like protein isoform X2: protein MSQRCLPGTGHGTDWTPSGGIRFLPGMDKLKDIISFGWHIYRQCEEMKYCQKQCERLKNRVRHLLECLQILQNKGVTNLPPEITNTVDRFQAVLKDAKKKIDKYSNKSNIHKFLTVEKNKRLFDDINENLKYVWEQLSLQLQAHQYVYSVSIKQTTACWQKEDQQDAEEDWRVFQGLSGSEKSREATLLRQLEIMEQTIKIMRRSLQESVKTIPEYQIKEIKKEELSESNWLLLRKNEFSTLYKGKYHQSSVAIKVFNNPQAKSTGKVRQIFNNEIRTMKKFDSPNILRIFGICIDEAVTPPQFSIVMEYCELGTLRELLDRQKDLEISERIVLVLGAAKGLYRMHHSENPELHRNISSTSFLVTEGYHVKLAGFELSKTQTSISRETKGKEAERVSPTAYISPQKLENVYNSYDIKAEIYSFGIVLWEIATGKIPFEGCNSETIYQLVAVDRHQEPLGEDCPSQLQEIIDDCRAYEPDRRPSVSEPYPGMNKLG from the exons ATGAGCCAGAGGTGTCTTCCTGGAACTGGGCACGGGACAGATTGGACGCCCTCAGGTGGTATAAGG TTTCTTCCAGGCATGGATAAATTGAAGGACATCATCTCCTTTGGCTGGCATATCTACAGACAATGtgaagagatgaaatactgccagAAACAGTGTGAGCGTCTAAAGAACCGTGTCCGCCACCTGCTGGAGTGTCTACAAATACTTCAGAACAAAGGAGTGACAAACCTGCCCCCCGAGATCACCAATACCGTGGACCGTTTCCAGGCTGTCCTAAAGGACGCTAAGAAGAAGATAGATAAGTATAGCAATAAATCCAATATCCATAAGTTTCTAACAGTAGAGAAGAACAAAAGGCTCTTTGATGACATAAATGAGAATCTGAAATATGTCTGGGAGCAGCTCTCGTTGCAGCTTCAAGCACATCAGTATGTGTATAGTGTAAGCATCAAACAAACAACAGCTTGCTGGCAAAAAGAAGACCAGCAGGATGCAGAGGAAGATTGGAGAGTCTTCCAAGGACTGAGTG GAAGTGAGAAAAGTAGGGAAGCTACTCTACTGAGGCAATTGGAAATCATGGAACAAACCATCAAAATCATGAGGCGCT CCTTACAGGAATCCGTGAAGACGATCCCAGAATATCAAATCAAGGAGATAAAGAAGGAGGAGCTTTCAGAATCTAATTGGCTCCTGCTAAGGAAAAATGAATTCAGCAcactttataaaggaaaataccaCCAATCTTCAGTGGCCATAAAAGTATTCAATAACCCCCAGGCCAAAAGCACTGG AAAGGTGAGGCAAATTTTCAATAATGAGATCAGAACCATGAAGAAATTTGATTCTCCCAACATCCTGCGTATATTTGGGATTTGCATTGATGAAGCTG TGACCCCACCTCAGTTTTCTATCGTCATGGAGTACTGTGAGCTCGGGACCCTGAGGGAACTGCTGGATAGGCAAAAGGACCTTGAAATCTCTGAGCGTATCGTCCTGGTCTTGGGAGCAGCCAAAGGCTTGTACAG GATGCACCACTCAGAAAACCCCGAACTCCACAGAAACATCAGCAGCACAAGCTTCCTGGTAACTGAAGGCTACCACGTGAAG CTTGCAGGATTTGAGTTGAGCAAGACACAGACTTCCATCAGTCGAGAAACTAAGggaaaagaagcagagagagtgaGCCCCACAGCGTACATCTCACCTCAGAAACTGGAAAATGTGTATAATAGCTATGACATAAAAGCTGAAATCTACAG cTTTGGAATTGTCCTCTGGGAAATTGCCACTGGGAAGATCCCGTTTGAAG GCTGTAATTCTGAGACGATTTATCAGCTGGTGGCTGTGGACCGGCACCAGGAGCCACTGGGTGAAGATTGCCCTTCTCAGTTGCAGGAGATCATTGATGATTGCCGGGCATATGAGCCGGACAGGCGGCCCTCTGTTAGTG
- the MLKL gene encoding mixed lineage kinase domain-like protein isoform X4 yields MSQRCLPGTGHGTDWTPSGGIRFLPGMDKLKDIISFGWHIYRQCEEMKYCQKQCERLKNRVRHLLECLQILQNKGVTNLPPEITNTVDRFQAVLKDAKKKIDKYSNKSNIHKFLTVEKNKRLFDDINENLKYVWEQLSLQLQAHQYVYSVSIKQTTACWQKEDQQDAEEDWRVFQGLSGSEKSREATLLRQLEIMEQTIKIMRRSLQESVKTIPEYQIKEIKKEELSESNWLLLRKNEFSTLYKGKYHQSSVAIKVFNNPQAKSTGKVRQIFNNEIRTMKKFDSPNILRIFGICIDEAVTPPQFSIVMEYCELGTLRELLDRQKDLEISERIVLVLGAAKGLYRMHHSENPELHRNISSTSFLVTEGYHVKLAGFELSKTQTSISRETKGKEAERVSPTAYISPQKLENVYNSYDIKAEIYRL; encoded by the exons ATGAGCCAGAGGTGTCTTCCTGGAACTGGGCACGGGACAGATTGGACGCCCTCAGGTGGTATAAGG TTTCTTCCAGGCATGGATAAATTGAAGGACATCATCTCCTTTGGCTGGCATATCTACAGACAATGtgaagagatgaaatactgccagAAACAGTGTGAGCGTCTAAAGAACCGTGTCCGCCACCTGCTGGAGTGTCTACAAATACTTCAGAACAAAGGAGTGACAAACCTGCCCCCCGAGATCACCAATACCGTGGACCGTTTCCAGGCTGTCCTAAAGGACGCTAAGAAGAAGATAGATAAGTATAGCAATAAATCCAATATCCATAAGTTTCTAACAGTAGAGAAGAACAAAAGGCTCTTTGATGACATAAATGAGAATCTGAAATATGTCTGGGAGCAGCTCTCGTTGCAGCTTCAAGCACATCAGTATGTGTATAGTGTAAGCATCAAACAAACAACAGCTTGCTGGCAAAAAGAAGACCAGCAGGATGCAGAGGAAGATTGGAGAGTCTTCCAAGGACTGAGTG GAAGTGAGAAAAGTAGGGAAGCTACTCTACTGAGGCAATTGGAAATCATGGAACAAACCATCAAAATCATGAGGCGCT CCTTACAGGAATCCGTGAAGACGATCCCAGAATATCAAATCAAGGAGATAAAGAAGGAGGAGCTTTCAGAATCTAATTGGCTCCTGCTAAGGAAAAATGAATTCAGCAcactttataaaggaaaataccaCCAATCTTCAGTGGCCATAAAAGTATTCAATAACCCCCAGGCCAAAAGCACTGG AAAGGTGAGGCAAATTTTCAATAATGAGATCAGAACCATGAAGAAATTTGATTCTCCCAACATCCTGCGTATATTTGGGATTTGCATTGATGAAGCTG TGACCCCACCTCAGTTTTCTATCGTCATGGAGTACTGTGAGCTCGGGACCCTGAGGGAACTGCTGGATAGGCAAAAGGACCTTGAAATCTCTGAGCGTATCGTCCTGGTCTTGGGAGCAGCCAAAGGCTTGTACAG GATGCACCACTCAGAAAACCCCGAACTCCACAGAAACATCAGCAGCACAAGCTTCCTGGTAACTGAAGGCTACCACGTGAAG CTTGCAGGATTTGAGTTGAGCAAGACACAGACTTCCATCAGTCGAGAAACTAAGggaaaagaagcagagagagtgaGCCCCACAGCGTACATCTCACCTCAGAAACTGGAAAATGTGTATAATAGCTATGACATAAAAGCTGAAATCTACAG GCTGTAA